A single region of the Gracilibacillus caseinilyticus genome encodes:
- the tyrS gene encoding tyrosine--tRNA ligase, with product MHILDELAKRDLIQQTTDDEGLRKHLENNIVTLYAGFDPTADSLHIGHLVPVLMLKRFQKAGHRPIALIGGGTGLIGDPSGRSTERSLNSPEVVKGFSNKIKEQLTGVLNFDQGENSAVARNNHEWLSTMTIIEFLRDIGKHFSINYMLAKDSVESRLENGISFTEFSYMMLQSIDFLNLYEKENCTLQLGGSDQWGNITAGMELIRRKRFEQSEEEAEVYGLTVPLITKSDGTKFGKTAGGAVWLDPEKTTPYEFYQFWINTDDRDVLRFIKYFTFIDFDEIEALEKELAEAPEKRIPHKRLAEEMTKLIHGEEALKQAQKITEALFSGELSSLNAAEIEQGFKDVPSVTIENKEIALIELLVEAGISSSKRQAREDIKNGAIYINGIRNQELTHQLTEQDRIEDKFTIIRRGKKKYFLIRF from the coding sequence ATGCATATTTTAGACGAATTGGCTAAACGAGATTTAATTCAGCAAACAACAGATGATGAAGGATTGCGCAAGCATTTAGAGAATAACATTGTGACGCTGTACGCTGGCTTTGACCCGACAGCTGACAGCTTGCATATTGGCCATTTAGTACCGGTATTAATGCTAAAAAGATTCCAAAAAGCAGGTCACAGACCCATTGCTTTAATTGGTGGAGGTACTGGTCTTATTGGTGATCCAAGTGGTCGGTCAACCGAACGTTCTTTAAACAGTCCTGAAGTGGTAAAAGGTTTTAGTAATAAGATTAAAGAGCAGCTTACAGGTGTTCTGAATTTTGACCAAGGTGAAAACAGTGCAGTGGCCCGTAATAATCATGAATGGCTGTCGACGATGACGATCATTGAATTTTTGAGAGATATCGGGAAGCATTTCAGCATTAATTACATGCTGGCTAAAGATTCGGTGGAGTCAAGGTTGGAGAATGGTATTTCCTTTACTGAGTTCAGTTACATGATGTTACAATCGATCGACTTCTTGAATTTATACGAAAAAGAAAATTGTACGTTACAGCTTGGTGGTAGTGATCAATGGGGTAATATTACTGCGGGAATGGAATTAATTCGTCGCAAGCGTTTTGAGCAAAGCGAGGAAGAGGCAGAAGTATACGGATTGACTGTGCCGTTGATTACGAAAAGTGATGGTACGAAATTCGGTAAGACAGCAGGTGGAGCTGTATGGCTGGATCCGGAAAAAACAACACCGTACGAATTCTACCAGTTTTGGATTAATACCGATGATCGAGATGTCCTTCGTTTTATTAAATACTTCACCTTTATCGACTTTGATGAGATAGAAGCATTGGAGAAAGAGTTAGCTGAAGCACCTGAAAAGCGTATCCCACACAAACGTTTAGCAGAAGAAATGACTAAATTGATTCATGGCGAAGAAGCACTGAAACAGGCTCAGAAAATTACGGAAGCTCTATTTAGTGGAGAACTGAGCAGTTTAAATGCAGCAGAAATCGAACAAGGGTTTAAGGATGTGCCGTCTGTTACGATTGAAAATAAAGAGATAGCGTTAATTGAGCTCCTAGTTGAAGCAGGTATTTCTTCATCCAAGCGTCAGGCGCGTGAGGATATTAAAAATGGAGCGATTTACATCAACGGTATCCGTAACCAGGAATTAACCCATCAATTAACAGAACAGGATCGTATTGAAGATAAATTCACGATCATCAGACGAGGTAAAAAGAAATACTTCTTAATTCGCTTTTAA
- a CDS encoding CoxG family protein: MPSGTHFVQLDLPIGKVWDFVSDFEKWADLVPGYIEHRVQDDYRSVWKFKGEVAKIHKTITLYITITKWEKPNCVSFSLQDKSKNIVGEGCFKANAEDGKHTDVTGSLTITANGILGPMVNGVMKTFIPKTTIEFTEEVANRMVEESAVSK; this comes from the coding sequence ATGCCGAGTGGAACACATTTTGTGCAGCTAGACTTACCGATCGGAAAAGTGTGGGATTTTGTCAGTGATTTCGAGAAATGGGCCGATTTAGTTCCTGGTTATATCGAGCATCGTGTGCAAGATGATTATCGCTCTGTCTGGAAATTTAAAGGCGAAGTAGCGAAAATCCACAAAACAATTACGCTCTATATTACTATTACCAAATGGGAAAAACCAAATTGTGTCAGCTTTTCTTTACAGGATAAAAGTAAAAACATTGTCGGTGAAGGATGTTTTAAGGCAAATGCTGAAGATGGAAAACATACAGATGTGACAGGAAGTTTGACGATCACAGCCAACGGTATCCTAGGACCAATGGTAAACGGCGTCATGAAAACATTCATTCCTAAAACAACCATTGAATTTACTGAAGAGGTAGCGAATCGAATGGTTGAAGAATCAGCTGTATCGAAGTAG
- a CDS encoding alanine/glycine:cation symporter family protein, protein MSTTEQIASKIVEWGNLVLWDYVLIYLLIGAGLFFTLRSKFVQFRLFGDMFRVLSEEAVEQSGKKGTNAFQAFSISIASRVGTGNLAGVALAVALGGPGAVFWMWIIALVGMATAFIESTLAQVYKVPDKDGFRGGPAYYMEKALGQKWMGILFSILITFTFGFIFNAVQANTISAAVEEAFNIDKVWTGIVLVILAGIIIFGGIKRIATVSGVLVPIMAVIYMAVGFYVVFTNITALPEIFMLIIKNAFGLEEVFGGGAGAAMMYGIRRGLFSNEAGMGSAPNAAATAGVNHPVKQGLVQSLAVFFDTIVICSLTAFIIILYDNVGQSSADGIQLTQVALSAQVGEWASIFLALVIFFFAFSSVIGNYYYGETNVSFMNPKGVWLNVYRVVVLAMVMFGSLASIQLVWNMADLFMAMMAVVNLIAILLLSKIAFDVLRDYTQQKKQGKDPVFHYKNVEGLKNVSWWGAQDEKQK, encoded by the coding sequence ATGAGTACTACTGAACAAATTGCCTCCAAAATTGTTGAATGGGGAAATTTAGTTTTATGGGATTACGTTCTGATTTATTTATTAATTGGAGCCGGATTATTTTTTACGTTACGTTCTAAATTCGTTCAGTTCCGATTATTCGGAGACATGTTTCGTGTTCTTTCAGAGGAAGCGGTTGAACAGAGTGGTAAAAAAGGTACCAATGCATTCCAGGCATTTAGTATTTCGATTGCATCAAGAGTTGGAACCGGTAACTTGGCAGGTGTCGCATTAGCTGTTGCACTTGGTGGTCCGGGCGCTGTATTTTGGATGTGGATAATTGCATTAGTAGGTATGGCAACAGCCTTTATCGAAAGTACGCTTGCACAGGTATACAAGGTGCCGGATAAAGACGGTTTTCGTGGCGGACCAGCTTATTATATGGAGAAAGCTTTGGGTCAAAAATGGATGGGGATTTTATTTTCCATCTTAATCACGTTTACATTCGGATTTATTTTTAATGCCGTTCAGGCGAACACAATATCTGCTGCTGTAGAAGAAGCATTTAACATCGATAAAGTGTGGACAGGTATTGTATTAGTGATTTTGGCAGGTATTATTATTTTTGGTGGCATTAAACGTATTGCAACTGTATCGGGAGTACTTGTGCCAATCATGGCTGTTATTTATATGGCTGTTGGTTTTTACGTTGTATTCACAAATATTACGGCGTTACCAGAGATTTTTATGCTAATCATCAAAAACGCTTTCGGATTAGAAGAAGTGTTTGGTGGGGGAGCGGGTGCCGCAATGATGTATGGTATTCGCCGAGGACTATTCTCTAATGAAGCCGGTATGGGTAGTGCGCCTAACGCAGCGGCTACAGCAGGCGTCAATCACCCGGTTAAGCAAGGTTTAGTTCAATCTCTGGCTGTATTTTTTGATACGATTGTCATTTGTAGTTTAACCGCGTTTATTATTATTCTGTACGATAATGTTGGTCAATCGTCAGCTGATGGTATCCAGTTAACACAAGTTGCTCTCAGTGCGCAAGTAGGGGAATGGGCATCGATCTTCCTGGCGCTTGTGATTTTCTTCTTTGCATTCAGTTCCGTGATCGGGAACTATTACTATGGTGAAACAAATGTGAGCTTTATGAATCCAAAAGGGGTATGGCTTAATGTTTACCGAGTAGTAGTACTAGCGATGGTTATGTTCGGATCACTTGCTTCGATTCAATTGGTATGGAATATGGCAGACTTATTCATGGCAATGATGGCAGTGGTTAACTTGATTGCTATTCTGTTATTAAGTAAAATTGCGTTCGATGTATTGCGCGATTACACGCAACAGAAAAAACAAGGCAAAGACCCGGTGTTCCACTATAAGAATGTAGAAGGATTAAAAAATGTTTCCTGGTGGGGAGCACAGGACGAAAAGCAAAAATAG
- a CDS encoding sulfatase family protein: protein MRVLLLDLDSTRADHLGCYGYHRETTPNIDRIANEGVRFTNYYTTDAPCAPSRNALMTGQFGIHTGNIGHGGTAGDMRIEGKEREFHDRLKSDSFPTIFRRNGMKTALISPFAERHASWQFYAGFTEMYNTGKTGDESAEEITPIVLDWLERNSGEEDWFLYVNYWDPHTPYRAPEDYGNPFENESLPAWLSEDVLKQHLQSIGPHSAREINMYDNYDNPSFPRHPGEITDMAGLRRVIDGYDTGLRYMDDHIGEIFNQMDKANILEDTVIIITADHGENLGELGIYAEHGTADQMTCRLPMIIRWPGLQANHVDDGLHYHLDLLPTIADLLEEEQRPTWDGQSYASVLRNGSSADRAFLVFSQNAHVCQRSVRFDNWLYIRTYHDGFHLFDKEMLFDLDNDPYEQHNLAEERRDLCKDAVYLLNQWHDDMMFTMKYDTDPMWTVMKEGGPYHAKTEDLIRYLSHLRKTGRAEGAEQLEQKYANELASKGYLKSDN, encoded by the coding sequence ATGCGTGTATTATTGTTAGATTTAGATTCTACGAGAGCTGATCATTTAGGATGTTACGGATATCATCGTGAGACAACACCGAATATCGACCGTATTGCCAATGAAGGAGTACGCTTTACGAATTATTACACAACAGACGCACCTTGTGCACCATCCAGAAACGCGCTTATGACCGGCCAATTCGGTATCCATACTGGAAATATCGGTCATGGCGGCACTGCCGGAGATATGAGGATAGAAGGTAAAGAGCGAGAGTTTCACGACCGATTAAAATCTGATAGTTTTCCAACTATTTTCCGCCGTAACGGTATGAAAACAGCACTTATCAGTCCATTTGCAGAACGACATGCTTCCTGGCAATTTTATGCCGGCTTCACCGAAATGTATAACACGGGAAAAACCGGTGATGAGTCGGCTGAAGAAATCACTCCCATTGTATTAGATTGGCTCGAACGTAATAGTGGAGAGGAAGATTGGTTTTTGTATGTAAATTATTGGGATCCTCATACTCCATACCGGGCACCGGAAGATTACGGTAATCCCTTTGAAAATGAGTCGCTTCCAGCTTGGTTATCGGAAGATGTACTAAAGCAGCATTTACAAAGTATTGGTCCACATTCTGCCAGAGAAATCAATATGTATGATAACTATGATAACCCATCCTTTCCTCGTCATCCAGGTGAGATTACCGATATGGCAGGACTAAGAAGAGTGATCGATGGATATGATACTGGATTACGTTATATGGACGACCATATAGGAGAAATTTTCAATCAAATGGATAAAGCGAACATTTTAGAAGATACGGTGATTATCATAACCGCAGATCATGGTGAAAACCTGGGCGAACTTGGCATATATGCAGAACATGGTACAGCTGACCAAATGACTTGTCGTTTACCAATGATTATTCGATGGCCAGGTTTACAAGCAAATCATGTTGATGATGGCCTTCATTATCATCTGGACCTGTTACCCACTATTGCAGATCTATTGGAAGAGGAACAGCGCCCGACCTGGGACGGACAAAGCTATGCTTCGGTCCTGAGAAACGGTAGCTCCGCTGATCGAGCGTTTTTGGTCTTCTCCCAAAATGCCCATGTCTGTCAACGAAGTGTCCGCTTTGACAACTGGCTATATATTCGCACGTACCACGACGGCTTTCACCTGTTTGATAAGGAAATGCTGTTTGATCTCGATAATGATCCTTATGAACAACACAACCTGGCTGAAGAACGTCGAGATTTATGTAAAGATGCCGTCTACCTTCTGAACCAATGGCATGATGATATGATGTTCACGATGAAGTACGATACAGATCCGATGTGGACAGTGATGAAAGAAGGCGGACCGTATCATGCCAAAACCGAAGATTTAATCCGCTACCTCAGCCACTTACGGAAAACCGGAAGAGCAGAGGGTGCTGAACAGCTGGAGCAGAAATATGCGAATGAACTTGCTTCAAAAGGATATCTTAAAAGTGACAACTAA
- a CDS encoding prolyl oligopeptidase family serine peptidase has protein sequence MQKEMIFTGGSTPLPYLVHVPDRYILEGPCKYPLLLFLHGAGERGYDLALLKQHGLPKLLDQKDFHDFPFVTVSPQCPQDSYWTEHLTDLKLFIDFITNEYEIDVNSICLTGMSMGGIGAWNLALQYPDLFHAMAPVCGSITLPTHRKGSFHEIYSEEQVQHALVKLKHLPIWAFHGALDEVVPIDETKQIVTNLQQLGANVQLTVYPEVGHDSWVAAYETKELYWWLYNT, from the coding sequence TTGCAAAAAGAAATGATATTTACCGGTGGTTCCACCCCTCTCCCCTATCTCGTCCATGTACCAGATCGATATATATTGGAAGGACCGTGTAAATATCCGCTATTGCTTTTTTTACACGGTGCGGGCGAACGTGGTTATGATTTGGCGTTACTGAAGCAACATGGACTGCCAAAACTTTTAGATCAAAAGGATTTTCACGACTTCCCATTTGTGACAGTGTCACCTCAATGTCCGCAGGATTCTTACTGGACAGAGCATCTAACAGATTTGAAGCTGTTCATAGATTTTATTACAAACGAATATGAGATTGATGTCAACAGCATCTGCTTAACAGGCATGAGTATGGGAGGAATCGGAGCCTGGAATTTGGCACTGCAATACCCTGACCTTTTTCACGCTATGGCACCTGTATGTGGTTCCATCACCCTTCCCACTCACCGAAAAGGGTCATTTCATGAGATTTATTCAGAAGAGCAGGTGCAGCATGCATTAGTCAAACTAAAGCATTTGCCGATTTGGGCATTTCACGGCGCCCTGGATGAAGTGGTTCCGATTGATGAAACGAAACAGATCGTGACTAATCTTCAACAACTTGGTGCCAATGTTCAACTCACCGTTTATCCGGAGGTAGGACATGATTCGTGGGTTGCGGCATATGAAACGAAAGAACTTTACTGGTGGTTATATAACACATAG
- a CDS encoding LacI family DNA-binding transcriptional regulator — protein sequence MATIKDVAKLAGVAVSTASYALNNSKRISTATKERVEEAARQLNYKKNGIASDLKRTKTNTIALILSDLSGPYYSELIKGVQDVTTANGFDLIACSSIGDQQSTAVKFLKEKRVDGAIILAHNISDAITIESAQAGFPVIVLDRDLIDENVYHVEVDNTEGGFIATECLIKHGHENIAYIGGPSASLDNQKRFDGYKQALEQYQLPSHSKWNSIGYFTKEGGYKATKLLIAQGELPDAIFYGNDEMAIGGLQAFQEKNIRIPEDISIIGFDDIQLAEYVHPPLTTIKQPKYEVGALAVHLIFQLLEGKNINSHYKLSTELIERKSVMLKKQ from the coding sequence ATGGCAACGATTAAAGATGTAGCAAAATTAGCAGGTGTGGCAGTATCCACTGCCTCCTATGCACTTAATAACAGTAAACGCATTAGTACAGCGACGAAGGAGCGAGTCGAAGAAGCAGCAAGACAACTCAACTATAAGAAAAATGGTATCGCTTCTGATTTAAAAAGAACCAAAACAAATACGATTGCATTGATTCTCAGTGATTTATCCGGCCCATATTATTCGGAATTGATTAAAGGAGTACAAGATGTGACCACTGCCAACGGCTTTGATTTGATTGCATGCAGTTCCATCGGTGATCAACAATCGACAGCAGTCAAATTCCTGAAGGAAAAACGGGTCGATGGTGCGATAATACTCGCCCACAACATTAGTGACGCGATTACAATCGAATCAGCACAAGCTGGTTTTCCCGTGATTGTTCTCGACCGGGACTTAATAGATGAAAATGTTTACCATGTTGAAGTAGATAATACAGAAGGCGGTTTCATCGCAACAGAATGTCTCATTAAGCACGGTCACGAAAATATTGCTTATATTGGCGGACCTAGTGCCTCGCTTGATAACCAGAAACGATTCGATGGCTACAAACAGGCGTTGGAGCAATATCAACTGCCTAGTCATTCAAAATGGAACTCAATTGGATATTTCACCAAAGAAGGTGGATATAAAGCAACGAAATTATTAATCGCCCAAGGGGAACTGCCTGATGCGATTTTTTATGGGAATGATGAAATGGCAATAGGTGGTTTACAAGCTTTCCAGGAGAAAAATATTCGGATACCGGAGGATATCTCGATTATCGGCTTTGATGACATTCAATTGGCTGAATACGTACACCCGCCTTTAACCACGATCAAACAACCAAAGTATGAGGTAGGTGCTTTAGCTGTACATCTCATTTTTCAACTATTAGAAGGAAAGAATATTAACAGCCATTACAAATTATCAACTGAGTTAATCGAACGAAAATCCGTTATGCTAAAAAAACAATAA
- a CDS encoding carbohydrate ABC transporter permease: MTVGGLLVSLPFIWMVLSSFKTEREVLSIPPTLFPQDPTIEHYVHLFQNLNFDVYLINTLIIVACSMIGLFLNTMAGYGFGKFQFKGKEAWFIVVLLTMMLPGQVTMIPTYLLLNEMGLTNTMSGIILPGLIAAFNIFLIRQFMVTIPDDLIEAARLDGAGEFYIFTRIIIPLSMPILAVQVILTFIGAWNSFLWPLIVANDEALYTLSVGLALLQDQNVTNYGLQMAGSTFMVLPILIIFTIFQKYIIEGFNVSGIK; this comes from the coding sequence GGAAGTACTGAGCATTCCCCCTACCCTTTTTCCACAGGATCCAACGATAGAGCATTACGTCCATTTATTTCAAAACTTGAATTTTGATGTCTATTTAATCAATACTCTGATTATCGTCGCATGTTCGATGATTGGCTTATTTTTAAACACAATGGCAGGTTACGGCTTTGGGAAATTTCAGTTCAAAGGTAAGGAGGCCTGGTTTATTGTCGTGTTACTTACAATGATGCTGCCCGGTCAAGTGACGATGATCCCGACCTATTTACTATTAAATGAAATGGGTTTAACCAATACAATGAGCGGGATTATCCTGCCCGGTTTGATTGCCGCTTTTAACATTTTCTTAATCCGACAGTTTATGGTAACCATTCCAGACGATCTAATAGAGGCAGCGCGCTTGGATGGCGCTGGTGAATTTTACATTTTCACCAGGATAATCATTCCACTATCGATGCCGATATTAGCAGTTCAGGTGATCTTAACCTTTATCGGTGCATGGAACAGTTTCCTATGGCCACTGATTGTCGCCAATGATGAAGCATTGTACACGTTATCCGTCGGACTTGCATTATTGCAGGATCAGAATGTAACCAATTATGGACTGCAAATGGCAGGTTCTACATTCATGGTACTGCCGATTCTTATCATTTTTACTATCTTCCAGAAATACATCATCGAAGGCTTTAATGTATCTGGAATTAAATAA